A single region of the Candidatus Poribacteria bacterium genome encodes:
- a CDS encoding YCF48-related protein — MSAKSFFRSVINWTFPHLLHVGCVFAIVCVATLFTVGCEDIVSKKPVRYEWKTVMEGDWSSHLYDVCFVNENLGWAVGNAVDVIPGFDAEEEAESLIIHTDDGGQTWHRQNSGVFNKPLRNVYFRSALEGWCIGEDGVLIRTTDGGETWHQIETGTENNLHDSFIGEVKGWIVGDSGTLLKTTDGGQTFTKVNKKTFNGKSLKGVHFVDKSLGWIITYNTPGNAGYIYRTTDGGDTWEEQFTTETALFNLHFIDKQIGWVVGDWRSAYATTDGGQTWQFITDGSNQRHKTSYGQPEYLGKEPLHTFTLYDIDFTDAQNGWIVGDLGVILHTDSGGKGKWKHQRGGPRFHNSADAVLLGVDFVSKQLGWVVGENGTILHTRNGGVTWESQSSPSHLLVGVCAVSAEEGYVVGDRGAILRTQDGGDVWNAQDSRTTECFGAAHFVSPEKGWAVAEAGVVLQTTNGGAVWERQTSGTQQDLLGVFFIDEKTGWCVGSGGEIIHTDNGGKTWNRQKSGTNWNLFDVHFTSKREGWAVGLFGTALHTDDAGKTWKSSKLSRQLEKWDQSKNVWLDTVHFVSSDIGWVAGISGFIFHTADGGKTWVRQESHTKSFLDDVFFVSETEGWIVGKEGLVLHTKDGGQNWRPQRTDTRTDLKAIYISSTNSGWVVGQNGTILKYEAVP; from the coding sequence ATGTCAGCGAAGTCCTTTTTCAGAAGCGTCATTAATTGGACGTTTCCACATCTGCTACACGTAGGCTGTGTATTTGCTATTGTATGCGTCGCGACCTTATTTACGGTTGGTTGCGAGGATATAGTATCCAAGAAACCCGTCCGTTACGAGTGGAAAACCGTCATGGAAGGCGATTGGAGTTCGCACCTATACGATGTCTGTTTTGTGAACGAAAATCTGGGTTGGGCTGTCGGTAACGCTGTGGACGTAATTCCAGGTTTCGACGCTGAAGAGGAAGCAGAAAGCCTCATCATCCATACAGACGATGGCGGACAAACGTGGCACAGGCAAAACAGTGGGGTTTTCAACAAGCCGTTGCGAAATGTCTATTTTCGCTCTGCTTTAGAAGGCTGGTGTATCGGTGAAGACGGTGTGCTGATCCGGACAACAGACGGTGGGGAAACATGGCATCAGATTGAAACAGGCACAGAAAACAATCTGCACGATTCTTTTATAGGCGAAGTTAAAGGCTGGATAGTTGGGGACTCAGGCACATTACTGAAAACAACTGATGGTGGACAGACGTTTACAAAGGTGAATAAAAAGACGTTCAACGGAAAATCATTGAAAGGGGTCCATTTTGTAGATAAAAGTCTGGGCTGGATTATTACCTACAATACTCCCGGAAACGCTGGCTACATCTATCGAACAACCGATGGTGGGGATACTTGGGAAGAGCAGTTCACCACAGAAACCGCACTTTTCAACCTTCACTTCATTGACAAACAGATAGGTTGGGTTGTAGGGGATTGGCGGAGTGCCTACGCGACAACCGATGGCGGACAAACATGGCAATTCATCACAGATGGAAGCAATCAACGTCATAAGACGAGTTATGGACAACCTGAGTATCTTGGCAAAGAACCGTTGCACACTTTTACACTTTATGATATTGACTTCACGGATGCCCAAAATGGGTGGATCGTTGGCGACTTAGGTGTAATTCTGCATACCGATTCTGGTGGGAAAGGAAAATGGAAACATCAACGCGGCGGCCCCCGTTTTCACAACAGCGCGGATGCTGTCCTGTTGGGTGTTGACTTTGTCTCGAAGCAACTCGGTTGGGTGGTCGGTGAAAATGGCACGATTCTTCACACCCGCAACGGTGGCGTGACGTGGGAATCACAATCGAGTCCGAGTCATCTTTTAGTAGGTGTCTGTGCTGTTTCTGCGGAAGAAGGATACGTTGTTGGGGATCGAGGGGCTATCTTACGCACTCAGGATGGCGGTGACGTATGGAACGCACAAGACAGTCGTACGACTGAGTGTTTTGGTGCTGCGCACTTTGTATCTCCAGAAAAAGGATGGGCAGTTGCGGAAGCCGGTGTGGTTTTGCAAACCACAAACGGTGGTGCTGTGTGGGAACGCCAAACCTCGGGAACGCAGCAGGATCTACTTGGTGTCTTTTTTATCGATGAAAAGACCGGGTGGTGCGTCGGGAGCGGTGGTGAAATTATCCATACAGACAACGGTGGGAAAACATGGAACCGGCAAAAGAGTGGAACAAATTGGAATCTCTTTGATGTCCATTTTACCTCAAAGAGAGAAGGTTGGGCAGTCGGTCTCTTTGGAACAGCCTTGCACACGGATGATGCCGGAAAAACTTGGAAATCTTCAAAACTCAGTCGACAACTTGAAAAATGGGATCAGAGCAAGAATGTCTGGCTTGATACCGTCCACTTTGTTTCTTCAGACATAGGGTGGGTCGCTGGTATCAGCGGATTTATATTCCACACCGCTGATGGTGGAAAAACTTGGGTACGTCAAGAGAGTCATACGAAAAGCTTTCTTGATGATGTGTTTTTTGTTTCTGAAACAGAAGGCTGGATTGTTGGAAAAGAAGGACTTGTCCTCCATACAAAGGATGGCGGACAAAATTGGAGACCTCAGCGTACAGATACTCGAACGGACCTGAAAGCTATTTACATAAGTAGCACAAACAGCGGATGGGTGGTTGGTCAAAATGGGACGATTCTCAAATATGAAGCTGTTCCGTAG
- a CDS encoding UTP--glucose-1-phosphate uridylyltransferase codes for MSCLKLVIEASSHVRKAVIPAAGFGTRLFPASKAMKKELFPVIDSSGQAKPAIMAIVEEAINAGIEEVCLIVQSGDTELFESFFKTPPPIEHYNKLSKENKAYCDYLLELGSRVTFVTQDVQEGFGHAVYCAREWVGNESFLLMLGDHLYGSDEERCCARQVVEAYEQVGHSVVGLKKTPIELLSNFGCVTGVWKEKDALLSVTEFYEKPDPEYAMEHLHIDGMEVDEFLTVFGIYVIQPQIFDFLEQNISHNLRERGEFQLTSCLDELRKADGFSGYVVKGRRFDIGLPEEYRQTVIDFRNA; via the coding sequence ATGTCGTGTCTGAAACTGGTTATTGAGGCGAGCAGCCACGTCCGAAAAGCCGTCATTCCTGCTGCTGGGTTTGGGACTCGGTTATTCCCTGCTTCAAAAGCGATGAAGAAAGAATTGTTTCCTGTAATTGACAGTTCTGGACAGGCAAAACCAGCGATTATGGCAATTGTTGAAGAGGCGATCAACGCTGGTATTGAGGAAGTGTGTCTCATTGTTCAAAGCGGGGATACCGAACTCTTTGAGTCGTTTTTCAAAACGCCGCCGCCGATTGAACATTACAATAAACTCAGCAAAGAGAATAAGGCGTATTGCGATTATCTGCTGGAATTAGGGAGTCGGGTGACGTTCGTCACACAGGACGTTCAAGAAGGTTTTGGGCATGCCGTTTATTGTGCAAGAGAATGGGTTGGAAACGAATCCTTTTTATTGATGCTCGGTGACCATCTCTACGGTTCAGATGAGGAAAGATGTTGCGCACGACAAGTCGTAGAGGCTTATGAACAGGTAGGACACAGCGTCGTAGGACTTAAAAAGACACCGATTGAGCTGTTGTCAAACTTCGGATGCGTTACCGGCGTATGGAAAGAAAAGGACGCGTTGCTATCGGTAACAGAGTTTTACGAGAAGCCGGACCCTGAGTATGCGATGGAGCATTTACACATCGATGGAATGGAGGTAGACGAGTTCTTGACGGTGTTCGGGATTTATGTAATACAACCGCAGATTTTTGATTTTCTCGAACAGAACATTTCTCATAATCTGCGCGAGCGCGGCGAATTTCAACTCACATCCTGTTTAGACGAATTACGCAAGGCAGATGGGTTTTCAGGATATGTCGTCAAAGGCAGACGGTTTGACATCGGTCTCCCTGAAGAGTATCGACAAACAGTTATTGATTTCAGAAATGCCTAA
- a CDS encoding SpoIIE family protein phosphatase, with translation MIHTNLCLASFRNLKTTVKNLILIVSITSAAFLVCGDTRAEQIQTYTVADGLVGPIVPVIFQDSRGVLWFGSDRGGVSQFYENTFKPYAGSVDGSEDVEAGGLLGQTQQIVEDKWGHIWFLSKDPSEKSGRISRFDGSSISFIGTGNALIADQQGDIWVGENQVLTKYVAQGVQRLPQAQPHEIIGEDLIRSTSLTISVIFQSTDGTLWLGGSEGEEEKTGVLLSFRENPWVRTELGGGDTDDEMDDGTPRIHPNAGFTRPDMSDLNADTPIETIAEDVSGNLWLGGDNLLLRFDGKDFEQILPTSTYTVPRRSRASRGVPTAIGRPTAIQIDTKDRLWFSDGRSTRQWNGSRLQRHRNLRGILELEDKSGNLWFTEGHGMHQYDPDLNEIPSTVNSGLGNDEVRTIFEAVDGKLWFGHNNGVTVFDPTPAVSTHAGLGTKRIRTMYEDSRGYLWLSVPGSVTRYNTKTDESFTDPLRLDRALPIGMPIRSENIFTDPLRLDRAQNMATSAAQDIHSGRSQSEIVKIFEVGGDIWFINEPESHFGSTRYTFFRYANASFGHQISIRIRTKTGPGGERSDSNTEVLVAEGEHVWLAFGGHLFKADATGLVWLTEKGSQRILFEKTMEIRQGTRDREMEPGAVAITDLYRDSKNRLWVHFGNGNVKRYPQNIDRAASTTRPIVPDVLNLKATTLLKTTPTGKWFFNAVTGRLIRWNNIETSEPVVLDGESTSAPLAVWQNPAEENEELTFIFPDALKTYRGTVLEETQTINELGTANASVTSQEGILWLATSRGAVRYDGMNLTTYTTKEDGFLVDNVRDVIEDSRGNIWFATRGGGTVRYDGEIFHNRTTKNGWAHNNISKILESSDKDIWFATERGVTQYTPTRGGLPECRITALEADKPYTDLSSNLVLSARGAKIFNVRGISSLREGLSYEFKLIGLDTPAWTTLSTEEFALLPTGSGIPSDQWVPLSAPGLANQQAMDNSGVTQAFQNQNGILRIRYTGLKAGNYSFLIKAFRKDWAYTAPPAAVDFSIPPPIWTRWRTYLPTLIFITVVFSLIGRLIVNRRHTLQLRNAMRQQEEAEMQRIRAELSEAQNIQMGLLPTEAPDTKAFDIAGMSVPATQVGGDFYDYLTVENGQTAIAVADAAGKGLRGAMNAVLTNGMLYEVSRFKSEAAVILRDLNIGLAPRMYGPSFIALNLAILDETEQRIDYANGGQPYPILKSGADIIEIESGDLPLGSMKRVEYESTTFDLNEGDFLIFHTDGLIEALNVESEMYGTERLKETVSRIPDAASAAETVQHLVDDVHRFVGEAEQYDDLTIVVIKRHSDA, from the coding sequence ATGATACATACTAACCTCTGTTTAGCAAGTTTCAGAAACCTGAAAACTACGGTTAAAAATCTTATTTTAATCGTTAGTATAACTTCTGCTGCGTTTCTTGTGTGTGGTGATACCAGAGCTGAGCAAATTCAAACTTATACCGTTGCTGATGGACTGGTAGGCCCCATTGTCCCTGTCATTTTCCAAGACAGTCGCGGTGTTCTCTGGTTCGGTTCTGATCGGGGTGGCGTAAGTCAGTTTTATGAAAACACTTTTAAACCCTACGCCGGATCAGTGGACGGGTCCGAGGATGTCGAAGCCGGTGGACTGCTCGGACAGACGCAACAAATCGTTGAGGATAAATGGGGACACATCTGGTTTCTCTCAAAGGATCCTTCAGAAAAATCGGGCAGAATTAGTCGGTTTGATGGCAGCTCAATCAGTTTTATCGGTACTGGGAATGCACTCATCGCGGATCAGCAGGGTGATATATGGGTCGGTGAAAATCAGGTACTAACGAAGTACGTGGCTCAGGGGGTTCAAAGACTACCGCAGGCACAGCCGCATGAAATTATCGGTGAAGATCTGATACGTTCTACAAGTTTAACAATAAGCGTTATTTTTCAAAGCACAGATGGGACACTCTGGCTCGGTGGGAGCGAAGGAGAAGAGGAAAAGACCGGCGTACTTCTGAGTTTCCGAGAGAACCCGTGGGTTCGCACAGAACTTGGCGGCGGTGATACTGATGATGAAATGGACGATGGAACACCGCGTATCCATCCGAATGCTGGATTCACGCGACCCGATATGTCCGACCTAAATGCTGACACCCCAATTGAGACGATAGCTGAAGATGTCTCTGGGAACCTTTGGCTCGGCGGCGATAACCTGCTCCTGCGGTTTGATGGAAAAGACTTTGAACAGATTCTTCCAACTTCGACTTATACCGTACCCAGAAGAAGTAGAGCTTCAAGAGGCGTACCTACAGCCATAGGAAGACCCACCGCAATCCAAATTGATACAAAAGATCGACTCTGGTTTAGTGATGGCCGCTCCACCAGACAATGGAATGGTTCCCGGCTGCAGCGGCACAGAAATCTACGAGGGATTCTTGAACTGGAGGATAAATCGGGCAATCTATGGTTCACTGAAGGACACGGGATGCATCAATATGATCCAGACCTCAATGAAATTCCGAGCACTGTTAATAGCGGGCTTGGAAATGACGAGGTTCGGACGATTTTTGAAGCCGTTGATGGTAAATTATGGTTCGGACACAATAATGGCGTGACAGTGTTTGATCCGACCCCCGCTGTTAGCACACATGCCGGGCTTGGCACTAAAAGGATTCGCACGATGTATGAGGATAGTCGAGGCTACCTCTGGTTGAGTGTTCCAGGGAGTGTCACTCGTTATAATACGAAAACAGACGAAAGTTTCACAGATCCATTAAGGTTAGACCGTGCCCTGCCTATCGGTATGCCGATAAGAAGTGAAAACATTTTCACAGATCCATTAAGGTTAGACCGTGCCCAAAACATGGCTACCTCGGCGGCGCAAGACATCCACAGTGGACGTTCGCAGTCTGAAATCGTGAAAATATTTGAGGTCGGCGGAGATATCTGGTTCATAAACGAGCCAGAATCTCATTTCGGTTCCACACGATATACATTCTTCCGGTACGCAAACGCAAGTTTCGGTCATCAAATTTCCATCCGTATTCGGACAAAAACCGGACCCGGTGGGGAACGTTCGGATAGCAATACCGAGGTCCTTGTTGCCGAGGGTGAACATGTATGGCTGGCTTTTGGCGGACATCTTTTCAAAGCGGACGCAACAGGACTTGTATGGCTTACAGAAAAAGGTTCACAAAGAATTCTGTTTGAAAAAACCATGGAAATTCGCCAAGGCACAAGAGATCGGGAAATGGAACCCGGAGCGGTTGCGATTACTGACTTATACAGAGATTCTAAAAATAGACTATGGGTGCATTTTGGGAACGGAAACGTGAAGCGTTACCCGCAGAATATTGATCGCGCAGCATCTACGACGCGCCCTATCGTGCCGGATGTGCTTAACCTTAAGGCAACAACACTTCTCAAAACGACACCAACAGGTAAATGGTTTTTCAATGCGGTGACAGGCAGGTTGATCCGCTGGAATAACATCGAAACCAGTGAACCGGTTGTGCTTGACGGCGAATCTACTTCTGCCCCGCTCGCAGTATGGCAGAACCCAGCAGAAGAAAACGAAGAGCTTACTTTCATCTTTCCAGATGCCCTTAAGACATATCGCGGTACGGTCTTAGAAGAGACTCAGACTATTAATGAACTCGGTACAGCAAACGCCTCCGTGACTTCTCAGGAAGGAATCCTTTGGCTCGCAACATCTCGTGGTGCAGTCCGCTACGATGGGATGAACCTGACAACTTACACAACAAAAGAAGACGGATTTCTGGTGGACAATGTACGCGACGTAATAGAGGATAGTCGCGGAAATATATGGTTCGCAACGAGAGGCGGCGGTACCGTCCGCTACGATGGTGAAATCTTCCACAACCGAACTACAAAAAACGGTTGGGCACATAACAACATCTCAAAAATCCTTGAATCCTCCGATAAAGATATTTGGTTTGCAACTGAAAGGGGTGTTACACAATACACACCCACGCGTGGTGGGCTGCCGGAGTGTCGAATAACCGCCTTAGAGGCGGATAAACCTTATACGGATCTCTCGTCCAACTTAGTCCTATCTGCGCGGGGTGCTAAAATTTTCAATGTCCGAGGGATCAGCTCGCTTCGAGAGGGACTTTCCTATGAGTTTAAATTAATCGGATTGGATACACCTGCTTGGACAACACTCTCAACGGAGGAATTCGCACTTTTGCCTACCGGTTCTGGTATACCATCTGACCAATGGGTGCCGCTTTCAGCCCCTGGATTGGCGAACCAACAGGCTATGGACAACAGTGGAGTTACGCAGGCATTTCAGAATCAAAACGGTATTCTGCGTATCCGATATACGGGTCTTAAGGCGGGGAATTACAGTTTCCTCATTAAAGCGTTCCGTAAAGATTGGGCGTACACCGCCCCACCCGCAGCTGTAGATTTTAGTATCCCGCCACCGATCTGGACGCGCTGGCGAACTTATTTACCGACGCTTATTTTTATAACGGTCGTATTCTCTCTGATTGGTCGTCTTATTGTTAACCGACGGCACACATTGCAGCTACGCAATGCGATGCGACAGCAGGAAGAAGCGGAGATGCAACGTATCCGTGCTGAATTGAGTGAGGCGCAGAATATTCAGATGGGGCTGCTGCCTACGGAGGCACCCGACACGAAGGCGTTTGATATTGCAGGGATGTCGGTCCCCGCAACACAGGTCGGTGGTGATTTCTACGATTATCTCACTGTAGAGAACGGACAGACCGCTATCGCAGTAGCAGACGCTGCAGGAAAAGGGCTGCGCGGCGCGATGAACGCTGTGTTGACGAACGGGATGTTGTATGAAGTCTCGCGTTTCAAATCCGAAGCTGCAGTTATCCTTAGAGACCTCAATATAGGGTTAGCACCACGGATGTACGGTCCGAGTTTCATCGCACTTAATCTCGCTATCCTTGATGAAACTGAACAACGCATTGACTATGCCAACGGCGGGCAACCTTATCCGATTCTCAAAAGCGGCGCGGATATAATTGAGATTGAAAGTGGTGATTTACCGCTTGGCAGTATGAAAAGAGTAGAATATGAATCCACAACCTTCGATCTAAACGAGGGCGATTTTCTGATCTTTCATACTGACGGTCTCATTGAAGCACTCAACGTAGAGAGCGAGATGTATGGAACCGAACGTTTAAAGGAAACGGTTTCGCGAATTCCTGATGCTGCCAGTGCAGCAGAAACGGTTCAACACCTGGTTGATGATGTCCACAGATTCGTCGGTGAGGCGGAACAATACGACGACCTTACAATCGTTGTGATTAAGCGGCATTCTGACGCATAG
- a CDS encoding GNAT family N-acetyltransferase has product MAIEISFSDDASTVLDKAGGFLNSKPVHHNLILTLLHARVAHFEPGRYWVATDGNAVVGVVFQSPLSFRAVVTPMVPEVVLPVVDAISDAGVKLPGVVGDAATAAYFAGQWAERQKSVVAPFMGQRLYEVDKVEEPTTVEGHFRKAVPDDRERLVDWVHRFYADIGVGEIDAEVIVDSRLPAEQIWLWESAGPVSMAARTVPVEGVMRVQLVYTPPESRNKGYASACVASLSKQILSEGYRCILYTDLGNPTSNTIYRRIGYRAIAEAIQYRFE; this is encoded by the coding sequence ATGGCGATTGAGATTTCTTTTAGCGATGATGCAAGTACCGTATTGGACAAAGCAGGTGGATTTCTGAATTCAAAACCGGTCCACCATAATCTGATTCTTACGCTTTTACACGCCCGAGTTGCGCACTTTGAACCCGGCCGCTACTGGGTAGCGACGGATGGAAATGCTGTTGTTGGTGTCGTCTTCCAGTCTCCGTTGAGTTTTCGCGCAGTTGTCACACCGATGGTGCCTGAAGTAGTGCTACCAGTAGTGGATGCAATATCAGACGCAGGCGTAAAGTTGCCCGGGGTGGTCGGAGATGCCGCGACAGCAGCATATTTTGCGGGACAGTGGGCAGAACGGCAAAAGTCGGTAGTGGCTCCGTTCATGGGACAGCGACTTTATGAAGTAGATAAAGTGGAAGAACCTACTACAGTTGAAGGCCACTTTCGCAAAGCAGTTCCTGATGACCGAGAACGCCTCGTTGATTGGGTTCATCGCTTTTACGCTGATATAGGTGTGGGAGAAATCGACGCCGAAGTTATTGTTGATAGCAGGCTCCCTGCTGAACAGATTTGGCTATGGGAGAGTGCTGGACCTGTGTCAATGGCAGCGCGTACAGTACCTGTTGAAGGTGTAATGCGAGTACAACTCGTATATACACCCCCTGAAAGTCGGAACAAGGGATATGCGAGTGCGTGCGTTGCGAGTCTCTCAAAGCAAATTCTCAGTGAAGGGTACCGTTGTATTCTCTACACGGACTTGGGTAATCCTACTTCTAACACTATCTACCGTCGAATAGGTTACCGTGCTATTGCCGAAGCAATCCAATATCGATTTGAGTAA
- the dapB gene encoding 4-hydroxy-tetrahydrodipicolinate reductase — protein sequence MIRVIINGACGRMGRLIIQGVTQQDDMEIVGAIEYSEHPQIGSDAGVVAGIGEIGVAITGELSDALGNADVVIEFSKPDATLEHLKQVVDANKAMIIATTGFNADELASVKELASQIRCVMAPNMSLGVNVMIQALELIAKALGDDYDIEVIEAHHNHKADSPSGTALRLAETVATALERDLDEVGVYGRHGIVGARPKKQIGIHAVRGGDIAGDHTVLFATEGEQLSVVHRAHSPEAFAKGAIRAARWVVNAPKGLHDVSEVLFQKRH from the coding sequence ATGATTCGTGTAATTATTAATGGAGCATGCGGCCGGATGGGACGGCTCATCATCCAAGGCGTTACCCAACAAGATGATATGGAAATTGTTGGCGCGATTGAATATTCCGAACACCCACAAATCGGGAGCGATGCAGGCGTTGTCGCAGGTATCGGTGAGATTGGCGTAGCCATTACAGGTGAACTCAGCGACGCGCTTGGAAACGCAGATGTTGTTATTGAGTTCTCAAAACCCGATGCAACGTTAGAACACCTCAAACAGGTCGTCGATGCAAATAAAGCGATGATAATCGCAACAACGGGGTTTAACGCCGATGAACTCGCGAGTGTCAAGGAACTGGCGTCTCAAATTCGCTGCGTGATGGCACCGAACATGAGCCTCGGTGTCAACGTGATGATTCAAGCACTGGAATTGATTGCCAAAGCCCTTGGAGACGATTACGATATTGAGGTCATAGAGGCACATCACAACCACAAAGCGGATTCACCGAGCGGAACCGCACTGCGGTTAGCAGAGACAGTCGCTACGGCATTAGAACGCGATTTAGATGAGGTAGGGGTCTATGGTCGCCACGGTATTGTTGGTGCGAGACCGAAGAAGCAGATTGGCATCCATGCCGTGCGCGGCGGTGATATTGCCGGTGATCATACGGTGCTGTTTGCGACTGAAGGTGAGCAATTAAGTGTTGTTCACCGGGCCCACAGTCCAGAGGCGTTTGCCAAAGGTGCGATTCGCGCTGCACGGTGGGTCGTGAATGCCCCCAAAGGATTGCACGATGTCAGCGAAGTCCTTTTTCAGAAGCGTCATTAA
- a CDS encoding phytanoyl-CoA dioxygenase family protein, whose product MTDEQKYLFDLQGFIVLKGVIPQEVVKACNAVLDQYENMPPEDYPSPLCLGTERTEKELYISNIMEADSTFNALIDIPEVLDVIQGVTGGPYRLNHTYTIYRWGGGYTGLHMHGTPIIPKCQYHCKNGEMVSTLTKAVFPMLDCDVEDGCFAVIPGAHKSNFPKPWGGHPDENPVLTPIPAKAGDAIIFTEALTHGSVINVSGNPRRTLYYCYSIGYMPDWGGQGLHFSPNVMKSLSEVQQAILHLK is encoded by the coding sequence ATGACAGACGAACAAAAATATCTATTCGACTTGCAAGGTTTTATCGTGCTGAAGGGCGTTATTCCACAAGAAGTGGTCAAGGCATGCAATGCTGTCTTGGATCAGTACGAAAATATGCCGCCCGAAGACTATCCGTCGCCCTTGTGTCTTGGAACAGAGCGGACGGAAAAGGAACTCTACATCTCCAATATTATGGAAGCCGACAGCACCTTCAACGCGCTGATTGATATTCCAGAGGTGTTGGATGTGATTCAAGGCGTAACCGGTGGTCCCTACCGTCTCAACCATACCTACACGATTTACCGATGGGGTGGTGGTTATACAGGCTTGCACATGCACGGCACACCGATTATTCCGAAATGTCAGTATCATTGCAAAAACGGAGAGATGGTCTCGACCTTGACAAAGGCTGTTTTTCCGATGTTAGATTGTGATGTCGAAGACGGGTGTTTCGCTGTTATACCGGGGGCACATAAGAGCAATTTCCCTAAACCGTGGGGAGGTCATCCGGATGAAAATCCTGTGCTAACCCCGATTCCGGCGAAAGCGGGTGATGCTATCATCTTTACAGAGGCATTGACACACGGTTCTGTCATCAATGTCTCTGGCAATCCGAGACGGACGCTCTATTACTGTTATAGTATCGGTTATATGCCAGATTGGGGCGGTCAAGGTTTGCATTTTAGTCCAAACGTTATGAAGAGCCTGAGTGAAGTTCAGCAGGCAATCCTTCATCTTAAATAG
- a CDS encoding aminotransferase class I/II-fold pyridoxal phosphate-dependent enzyme, whose amino-acid sequence MITIAERLQKLPPYLFVDLRQKIQAAKARGVDVISLGIGDPDIPTPDPVVDTLVQAIQNPEDPDRHRYGCDIPVEDFPQAVLDFYQRRYGVSLSDDQVATTLGSKDAIVKLALGILNPGDIGIAASPGYPTYNIGHVCASATTYYAPLLRENDFYVDFDAIPDEIKRLAKVLWINYPNNPTTATADLDFFKRAVEFGRQNSILIAHDNAYSENTYDGYRSPSILQVDGAAEVAVEFFSLSKAFNMTGWRLGFVVGNPTAVNAVKTVKDNVDNGSLRALQFAGAKALSIADEVTPAINAVYQKRRDMVVDSLTAGGWAIERPKATMYIWAPVPDRFNGSSRAFATALLEEVGVVVTPGLGYGQWSEGYCRISLTYPDEVIKEAISRIRDFAH is encoded by the coding sequence TTGATTACAATCGCAGAACGGTTACAGAAACTTCCACCTTATCTCTTTGTGGATTTGCGCCAAAAGATACAAGCAGCGAAAGCGCGAGGTGTTGATGTCATCAGCCTCGGCATCGGTGATCCAGATATCCCAACACCGGATCCAGTTGTCGATACACTGGTGCAAGCAATCCAGAATCCCGAAGACCCGGATCGGCACCGATACGGATGTGACATCCCCGTTGAGGATTTTCCACAGGCAGTTCTTGATTTCTATCAACGGCGTTACGGCGTCTCCCTATCCGATGATCAGGTCGCTACGACACTCGGAAGTAAAGATGCAATCGTTAAACTGGCACTTGGCATACTCAACCCTGGCGACATCGGCATTGCAGCAAGTCCGGGTTACCCGACCTATAACATCGGACACGTCTGTGCGAGTGCGACGACCTACTATGCCCCGCTTCTGCGAGAAAACGATTTCTATGTTGACTTTGATGCTATCCCCGATGAGATAAAACGTCTTGCCAAAGTCCTCTGGATCAATTATCCAAACAACCCGACAACTGCCACTGCTGACCTTGATTTCTTCAAGCGCGCCGTGGAATTTGGGAGACAAAACAGTATCCTCATTGCGCACGACAACGCCTATAGCGAAAATACCTATGACGGCTATCGTTCACCAAGTATCCTGCAAGTAGACGGTGCCGCCGAAGTAGCCGTTGAATTTTTCTCATTGAGTAAAGCATTTAATATGACCGGATGGCGATTAGGGTTTGTTGTTGGTAACCCAACCGCTGTTAACGCAGTTAAAACTGTTAAAGATAATGTAGATAACGGATCACTCCGTGCACTTCAGTTCGCCGGTGCAAAGGCACTCTCAATAGCAGACGAAGTCACGCCTGCGATAAATGCAGTTTATCAGAAACGCCGAGACATGGTAGTGGATTCACTTACGGCTGGTGGGTGGGCGATTGAGAGACCGAAGGCAACGATGTACATCTGGGCACCTGTTCCTGATCGCTTCAACGGTTCAAGTCGCGCTTTTGCTACAGCACTACTTGAGGAGGTAGGCGTTGTCGTAACACCCGGACTCGGCTATGGGCAATGGAGTGAAGGGTACTGCAGAATTTCCTTAACGTATCCAGATGAAGTCATAAAGGAAGCAATTTCACGTATTCGAGATTTCGCCCATTAA